From Natator depressus isolate rNatDep1 chromosome 7, rNatDep2.hap1, whole genome shotgun sequence, the proteins below share one genomic window:
- the TUSC2 gene encoding tumor suppressor candidate 2 yields MGASGSKARGLWPFASPGPGGAAGPGGEQALARARGCRSATPFVFTRRGSMYYDEDGDLAHEFYEETIVTKNGRKRAKLKRIHKNLIPQGIVKLEHPRIHVDFPVIICEV; encoded by the exons ATGGGCGCCAGCGGCTCCAAGGCCCGCGGCCTCTGGCCCTTCGCCTCCCCCGGGCCGGGTGGCGCCGCTGGCCCCGGCGGGGAGCAGGCCCTTGCCCGGGCGCGCGGCTGCCGTAGCGCCACCCCCTTCGTCTTCACCCGCCGCGG CTCCATGTATTATGATGAGGATGGGGATCTCGCCCATGAATTCTATGAGGAGACAATTGTCACCAAGAATGGGAGGAAGCGCGCCAAACTGAAAAGGATCCACAAGAACCTGATACCTCAG GGTATAGTGAAACTGGAGCACCCTCGCATTCATGTGGACTTCCCCGTTATCATCTGCGAGGTCTGA